In Cryptomeria japonica chromosome 1, Sugi_1.0, whole genome shotgun sequence, the sequence AAATAAATACGTAACTCCTCCAAATCAAAATCTCTAAATATTTACCAATCCTTTggcttctcattctactaatgtgattgagtccGAGCATCTTGTCTTatctcctaatgatcttggccttgatctaataatatggtgaatcttattgataaaaatacacctcctaaggacttatgtattacctttgatcctagtgagaccatttaAGCACTTGATGGTCCACTATACATCACTGCGAGGATAAAAAACATGCTTTCAAGAGGCATGCTTATTGATCCTGCGTGCATGGTAAATGTGATAAGAATAtatttataccttacaattgcatcaagtgacatatgataaatctaatgtgatAATTAAgatctttaatggtttctcttgtGCTTCTATTGGCTCCATTGCCCTTCTCGTTAAGTTTGGGACGAACTCTTTAGATGTTAATTTTGCTATTATTCATACATtggaacaatttcgtgtgaagttgggacgtccttggatctcttccatgaaagtgataccTTCTAGTATTCATAAGTGCTTAAGATTCCCTCTCGATTATAAAATCGTAACAATAAATCATAACATGTACTAACCCATGATTAGGCAAGGAGATGTTAACCTTGAtaacttttggtctaaacaatttgaacctcttaagcctcgaagtgatgctctttttcaaacttatcaaagatggaagaatgagatgatcttatccttgagaaagcctagagatcctaatcccattcctcttcttcataatagacctattcctcctcctcatgatggacctggtcttcttcctacaccttctactcCTCCTTTATATGCCATGGTTCCGCCTTcttcatcttacaaaggaaagtgtcTGCCATCCCCTATCTATCAACCTAAAAAAACCTTCTCCTTCACATCCTTCTTTTaaagaagagaagaagcctatTCTTGTTGATCCCAAACCTTCACAAACTTCAGCCAAAACTTaaagaaaccattgtgtgagagaatgccgaAGGAGACATCGTGCTAGAGCTTAGGAACTCACTTCTCAAAATTTTTCCTCCTCAAAGACTCCAAGTTTTGACATGATCCCATTTGTTTAGCCTTCACCTAactctagggaggaagttcaatctAAATGtccaagacataaaatgcttaagaaaaatgatgattcatgttctattccaatcaaaaatcctatttttattaatctcgaTGAAGAGatagatgaaaatgatgttcatggtaatagtgttgattcaagtgatgaatatgaatatgttgatgttgacaattatttatctaaacaattttcataaGCATTAAttctagctcctagtaacagacaaagtgatccatcattagaacaTGGTCCTTGTTttgaacttgtggtagctccattgACTATGCCTGAAGTGGCTCCTCTTATGTGTTGTCCACCTACCCAAAATAATgttgagcaagattgggaggcagatgaatTGCTTTATTAGCTTCATTCATGCTgtacatattctctctctctctctctctcttgcttgttcataaccttcctctatttgtttctcaattcttctatttgttatccctagtgttgtctacttgaggatgatgcaaagcattgagatatcttttggtctctcccatgttgactcaaaacacACATGTGTCCTTCTTCCATAGTGGTTttactttctttgggggatgaggacaattcaatgcaaatatatacatgatatacattatttatcataagagcatactgaccccaaagttaattagaacccttatgtgttttgtgttttgtgatcattatcctttgatttgtatcCTTCTTGGAGCCATGTCATTGTGATAACGTGCTTCTGTTTTGGATGAATGTATATTACCTTAAAGCAATTCCTCCTGATAAGGCATGCACAATcattttaacgtgggggcatacactttgctcaatgTTTTTCTTTTGCACATCTTGATACTctagttacttagcgaactttgtcttttACTTTGTaactttggtatttttcttttcatgattcaTGTTAAGTGAACTTTATTGGGCTCGTAGTCACGgttctctttctctttcatataatatcccttttatcttgatcttgaagttacaagatacctaaagtccactgggggcttggtgtgtcttgcctccttagcaTCTTAATGAAAGCCTTTCAATGTGAAATTTTGTACTTTATGGAGAGTATTATTAacctcatactctcgctaaagtggggggtAAAAGTAGCGTCCTAAATTGCACTTCCTTACAATTTTAAAGTTAATCTTGGGTCCTCACCTTAGCGTTTTCACCTCTAGGCCTGATgaggacttgattatgctcatatcATGCAAACTTGACTTCATATTGACCCTATGCATCATCCAAAACCTTTGTCCTGACCCCAAAattgggtaggactagggcatggtgccttggtcacCAATAGGACCAGGGTGTTGTGCCTTGGTCCTCCCAACTAGGATAAGAGTTTGGACCCCTTGGTCATTTCAAAATTGAGTAGGAAACCCAACcccatgtcggctcatgtcaaaaaattaatacgTTTCTTGaatagcaagtataaaaggaggctttacCCTCCCACTTGGATAGACACATGAAATTAAATTCAATATCAAGAAATGAAGTATCCAAATTCAATTGATCAAgaaatcaatcttccttcaagtaATGGAGCAGCAagaaggtcaagattcaagcattagagtTGAAATTCATGTTCCATGCTGTTggagacttcatgaaaccctaatcatgtgtggagacaaacaaaaattcagaAGGAGGTATAACATtttgtgtttcagtcattattcaacatctccctcaaaaggagaacatttccaatactgcaattcaattatctttcatttctatttcatgtttaattccaaaaccggggtttgacttaggcaaacccctattcccaacctatttccccttcattTTGTGTGCAAGACATAGGTACACATTTGCAATCTTCAAAATAAGAATTATTTCTAGTGACAaatcgatcccccattggagtaTGAAAAAGTTTGAAGTGTTGGCAAAATCGTCAACGCTCCCCTCGGGATTTGTGACAAGGGAATAACCACCTCCCgtgtgatccatatctctatagtttgtatcaAGCTTTGATAGATTGGTCTTTTGATGCAACGATAAATTGTGccaacaaatggtattagagcgtTGGGTCACAAGTTCGAATCCCCTCGGGTAacgctgagggggagattgttggcaaaatggtcaatGCTCCCCTTGGGTAacgctgagggggagattgttggaaaaatggtcaacgctcccttcaggattcatgacaagggactaaccgcctCCCATGCGATCCATATCCCTACAGTTTGTATCGAGCGTTGATAGATCGATTTTTTGACGTAACAACAAACTGGGCCAACACGAAGGACCAGGGCGACCATGGTGCTGACATTTTAAGAGCTCTTTCTAGGAGCAAATCTGAATCTACGTACATTGCTCAGATCCATGTTTGTGGCTCAACCTCGCGATTGTAGCTTACTATTTATTCACTTATACTTCAATTTccaacacttttaccctaatttcaacaattcaacttacaaaagagggtttattaattcacatcataaaaaaaattcaatccaaTCAAAGTTATCAGTCCTAATCCTTGCTTGTTTGTGGCTAGATCTGTTGGATTGGAaatctcttttgaatgtaatggtcttaGTCAcaaattagtggtttcttccttcgaaggtggaaaccctaatttttcaccattacacaatGCAAGGGATATTTTGATTGCCTCTTGGAGAGTGGAAATATCTAGTGCCTTAACCAACCCAATTAATGGCTCTACTATTTAACTACAAATATAACCATGTTTCTATTTCCAAACACAACAAGAACTTTTCCTGTGATCGTCTAGAATTCCCCTAAGTAGTTCCCCATTGATCTAATGTTTCAGCTAGGCCAACTCTCAAAAGTAGATTTTTGGATTATCTCTATCAAATATTTCAATCAATCTTTAGCTAAATTATTCAAAATTAGTGATGAGAATTTTTTTTCTTCCCTATAACATAGGAGCACCATTCATGTGCTACCCCTTACAATTGTAGGGAAGAAAAAATTACAGCTTGTCAATACATTAGATTTAGAGATAGGTAGGTATTATTTTTTGTATCCATATTTAGGCTAAACACTTTGTGTAAAATTAAACATAGTTATAGGAACCTTATCAAAGTGTCATTCAATTCCttgttagcttgattcaaagccAATTTTCATCTAGATTCACAAACCATTTTTGGAGTTTAATGTTGCAAAAAGTACAAAATGATAGATCATTTTGACAATTTGGCTCAATATTTTTATACTTAACATGACTTGTATAAAAAATCTTCTATTTACTTGCTTCTTCTTTTGAAGGATTTTCTCTTGTTTGAAGGAAATAGGGTTGGAAGGGACTAGGCAAAGAACAAATAGTTTGGATAATAGTTAATGCACTTCCTCTTCTAATAGGTGTTTTTTGAGTTCTAAGgtcttttttatttttcatgacttgTACCAACAATTCTGTCATGTATTTGAGTGTTAAGTTTTTTCCATTTGCTCCATATTCAATTTGATGACTCCTTGAAATATTACCTAATGCTTTTCTTCCTTTATCAATGTGTTTCTATTTTTGGCCATCTCGTGTCTCCATTGATACACTACCATCTACCAAATTATGTTAGTCATTGTTCCTAAAGTTGATAGGATCAAGGCTTTAATATCACTATTTAATATCCTTGataggaatattatatgattcATATTTGATTCAATTCCACTCAACATGAATGACTAAATTTATTACAAGATTAGACCTAAAATAATATGTATTATAATCAATAGAGCATGTAAAAATAAATTACAACTCTCTTAGAAAAATGAACAATTCACACAAAAACCACAATAATTGATTACTCCTATTCATTCAACCCGATTTAAAATTATAATCAATTCCATTTTTACTAGACTTCTAGGAAAAACTccaaaaaatattattattgtcaAGAAATATAGCAAATCAATAGCAAGTGACATTAAAGACCTACCATACGATTACAAACCTTAGGCACTAAGAGAGTTACCAAAATAATATATTGTTAAAGCTCAAATATAATTCTAGTGTAGAATTACATAACAGAAAACTAGAGGTTTTTGTTCACAAACTGCCTATGAAACTATGGGTTTCTATCCTCCAATATCTAGTGATAGACAAACAAAATATCTAGTCTATTTGAGAGAATAGATTGATAAGCCATATTTGATCTTTGGTTTTGATTAAATATATATTAGAATGCCCCATTTTCCCATAAGATAAATTTCATATTCTTTTCTTTTACCTCCAAAAGAAAACCTCACACTTTATTAGATAACACAAGAGCCCCATAACTTGGACactcataaattaaacacttaagtGGTCACTTAATAACAAACTTAAATGTTACAAAGTCATTTCCCTAAGCTTATGGGAAATGAAAAATTAGGCTTAGGAAATATCTTGTCTTATTGGAAAAGGGGACATGATATTGGCTATGTGAAATGAAAAAACGAAAGAGTAAAATAAACATCTTTAAAATATGCATCATAAGCATGTATGAGACTATCCAATGCAGTTTCTAAGAAATTGTCAGTAGAGGATGGATGATATAAACATGAAATAAGCATATGTAGGCTATCAAATGAACCCATGTTCACAGACATCTTTTAAGAAATGAAATATGAAATAATAAGCATCAAACAGTATACTATACCAATGTAAAATGTCTAGGAAAGAAATCAAATCTTCACTACATAAACACAAATAAGGTGATTGCATGGGTAAACATCATCCAACAAATCAAAGTTGAGGTTTTATAAAACATGTATCATCATTATACGGTTTACTGCATTCATCATGGGTGTAGATATATAGAGGTGCATAGAAATTTCAGATTAATTTCGAAATGGAGGAGTGCAGAAAATTAGATATGAATTGATACTGAAGGGTGAAAGAGACTTAGAAAGAACATATGTATAAACAAATATATTACCTTATATACATCCTTCAATGAGGCCGATTGGGCCTTTCAACCCGATATACTGTTAGTACACAGGTTAAAAGAGTGCTATTACTTCATCCCACCTGCACGCTTTAACAGTTTATATAATGTTAGGGTTTCTAAATCATTCAAATAATTTATGAGCGTTTCTAAACCCATCAGAtcagaaaaatgaaaacaagaattGGCTTGTAAGAAAAACTAAGCATTGCCTATGTTAATTAGATGCATAATTCTTTTGTAATATAGATCTTCTTATAATATGTCTTAATACGTTTTTATCATTGTAAAGTCTATACTTTGAAGCCTTCAAACAACTGAACTACCATGGAACTAGAATCATAATAGCATTGTTCAATAACATTTGTAATACAAAAGGCTTTTATCTGAGATGATAAACATGTTCCCTTCTGTAGTACatattttccaattttctttttGGTAACTGGGGAATCTGTCTTCTTTCTTTCAAACAGTCAGTTTGAATTTGGGTACCACCATAAGCATGAACAAATACGTGTGTAGTGCCTGTACAGTTTTTCATACAAGTGTAGGATATCAGTATATTGATATTGAAGGCAGGGAAACAATATAGATCAAAATATCACTATTCATTCAGGCTATATAATTATGCTAAATTTCAAAGGGAAAGGGCATTCTATTGGACTGATGGGTTGTAAAAGGTCCCAGGCTCCTGCTTTAAATGAATTTTAAGATTCCAGAAAACCTACATACCGTTAACCAAAAACTTTCATAAATTTCAACATATATCCCATGGGTGTAACCCTATAGAGTATATCAGCTAATTTAAAGGGATTTATGTAAGCTTACCATTCTTATGCAAAGAAACTGCTTGAAAAGGAAAACTGAGATTCTTGAAAGCATCTTACTAGGTTGGTTCCTTTTTTCCAGGACACTGAATTTCTTCCTCAGCATAGTTGCTTTGCATTCAACACCAAATCTCACCAGGCTAAACAAGGCAGGGAATCATTTTCTTAAGAAACTATGCATGATATAAGAGAATATTGTATTAACAATTccacaaatttgaaagaaaaaacaaCCATAAAATTTGCAGAGAGCCATTTTAAACAACAAAGCATACAAGAAAAAATGCCAGAAAAATAAATTCATGCATGATTTATAAGTATAAACTTGAAACCATTTTGTTAAAATCTAATAGTAATCTGAAGATAATAaagaatatgaaattaattaaCCAAGCACTTACTTTGGAGATATGATTATCAGAGGCCCTGGAGAAAGATAAGTAGCACATACTTCTTTGTTATTGATAGTTAAGTTGGGTATCTCAAACAAAttacatctccataatgtgttttgATTGGTAACATCTATTTGGGTCTTCCTGCAAGCAATTTGCTTATTATCATCAATATTCCTAAGGCAGGAAAAAACCATTATAACATAAACCAAGGCAGTGCAGGCCATCATGAGTTCTATTTGAAATAATATCAATAAGAGTGGTATATATTGGTGAAAGAAGGAAATCATTTGCTTATATATTCAAGTAGGATTAGTTCTTAAGTAAATTTTGTATTAAAACTTGCAATAGTTTTTAGACAAAGTGTGTGGTGTATAAATGGTTGGCTGTATTTATCAGAAGAGTTTGTACTTGAATGATAATTATGTATGACGTTGTTATCTGTCTACAACAGGTTTCTCGAGTTTGAAAAAAATGATAAGAACAATGTACTACATATAATATGATACCTGTTaccattttgttttattttacaaTCAAAATATGTTTGACTTGCAAACCTACTGATAATTACGTTCATTAAACATGCATGCATGTGAACTTGAAACTGGCTCTTAATGATGCAGATCTGTTTGTCACTTAGGGCTGTTATACATCACTACACATCAGATTGTTCCAAAACATGTCTAAATCAACAACTCAGCCGTTATTTCAATCACCCATCAACTCTAACTACCTTGGACAAGTAGTGTTGTTACATGTGAATGAAGTTTATCGTTTTGGGTGCTTTGAAATACAATCTATAGTAAAAAGAAAGGTGTAATCTTTTTGTTTTAATGTTCATAGCCTTTTTATGCCCCATCCAAATCATGCATGGCACAATACTTTAGTTAGTCTAAATTTTCCTAGATTTTAATTAGAAATAAATGTATAGTAGCATACATATATCTTTCACGAGGTGTCTATTTCATCTTATTATAACTATTATCATAATTTAATGTTAATTGAACTCTAACCTTAACCTAACCATGTAAGATTTTAATTGAATTTCATGAGTGATAAAATTTACAAAAGTAATCTTAAttgtaatcctaaccctaacctaaacaaatgtgtatatatataagagtgaaattttaattataattatctttgaGAAAAGTGCTTCTTTAATTGTTTTTGATAAAAAAGAAGCAGTGTTAGCTAGGGCGccgacccttaacatagtcagatGCTATAAAAAAGATAAAACAAACCAAGGGAGCATGCCTCTTTACAACAAACAGATAAAAAAACAAActagacccaactcaaggaggggaagAGACACCCAAACCTTGAGAGGGAGAGGTTAGGACAAGGGAAGAAGACCTCCCCTTTTGCCTTCGACAAACCACAGTCCAGGCGATACAAATATTAGGACCAAGAGAGAGATTAGGTGGTAGTGTTTCGACAGAGTTGTGATCAGAAGTAGCTGCAGAGTGTTGCTGTAGAACCACAACAGGAAGCTAAGAAACAACAACAAATTGTTGCAAGGTAGGCTGTCGAAGCAGAGCAGCACTAGAAGCAGGCTCAACAGTAGTAGAACAAGGATGCTGAACAACACTGAGAGGGTCAGTAGAAGATTCAACAACAGTGAGAGGCTCTTCATCACAGGAGGAAAtatcatcctcatgagaggaacAAGTAGTATCCAATGCATTGACAGTCAAATGTTCAATGgtggcatctttccaccaagtagcaacacccttATGGCAAGGAAGAGAACAGTTTGAAGCAAGATGCCCCATTGAGAAACATTTTTGACAACGAAAGGGTAGACCCTCATAATCCAATGACTgagaccaaggcctatccccaaccataagaacaacATCCTTAGGGAGAGGCGAAGAGATGTCAATGTCAACCAACAAGTGAGCAAAGGTAGAGTGCCCCATAGAAGACATGGCCTCATCCACCTTCAAGAAACGATCAATGGAGTTGCCAATGGCCTCGTAGCAGGAGAGTTCCCAAAAAAGGTGAGGGAGATTAGGAAGGTGGACCCATGTTGGACGCACAAACAATGATTCAGTAAGGGGATTAAAAGAGGTTGTCCAGGGCTTGACAGAAAGAGAGTTATCTCCCCAAGCCCACACTTTGTCCAAAACCAGGTTTCTATCTAAGGTAGAAGTAAAGGGTGCAATAAAAAAAACCTTCCCACAAGGAAAGAGCTCAATGGTGTGGGCAATCAGGGGTTTCCAAGAGTTACTCACCCAACAATGGAGATCTGAAAGAGAGAGCCAGAGCCCAAAAAAATCTGCACACCAAAGCATTACTCTGATAGAAGTTAATATTGTCCACAACATCCTGGCCACAAACCATCACAGGGGAAGATTTGATACAGGGAAGGGAATGAACCCCCTTAATAGTAGAAGCTCTAGCCGCATGAGCGTAACTTCTTCCACCAGAAAGAGGAGGAGGTTTGGGAGCATCCATACCTTTTCCTGTAAAAGCAGTAGCTGAAGAAGTAGCAGTGCCCTTAGTAAAGGGAAGACCCCCCACGCTAGAGCCCATGGGAGGAGGGGGAAGGTATGAGCCAGCCAAAGCATCAACGCGAGAGACAACATCAACCAACACAAAGCAGGAGGGCGAGGGAAGGTCGCTAACAACCCCCACGCCAAGTAGGGGGGGAAGTCTGCAGACAAGGGTATGTGGGCAGAGACAGATGGAGTAGCCCACACACCAAACCTAACACCAGTCTCAGAAGCATCGATCGTGTTCGAAGTGGGAGAGCCATTGCTGGGGAGCGAGAGGAGCGGGAGAGACATTTCAAAAGAATATAATTACATCTAATTGTTTTTAATgccctgctaaatggacaaggttagtctaagagaaacaatacaaaacacacaagaaaccgttagtgttatttaatcaaagactaatctaaacatgcatatcaagagagacactaaaatcatgctaatatctctaactaatgaaacaaagataatgaggcatctccaaatgcctcttagcatgctcttagctccttctcccttgttcctctcctctccaagttccaaaatagtgtagctctcaacaactttttgcactatggatgcttatggaggattgagattgaaatgttgctctaattgtaaataaagaagcaaatattaagctattgatactaaaatgattgattttatccaaaatgacaatatatgagttaattatgctaaaatgctctcttaaaatgcctatagcttaaatgcatacaagttttcaggatctggattatgaagaaatgggctctatttataggaaaaatggagcaatggatggttgagattgagcaatctcaacaagggtcaggattgaatgatttcaaatccatgcgagggctttcaacccaatcccaggatgacaagtgtcaatgtgagataggttgagaggggagggaataagcattaaatgcttgatatgaccttgggagctaaagtcaaggttgattgaataaataaactctttattcaaagaataaagcttttatccaatggataaactcttgtgcaaatatgaaatggatgaatatggtcaaaacaataaatgtttggggagacaagtttgaaataaccataaatggttatgtaagagccataaatggtcatgtaagagccattagtggtcttggaagactttgggggttaatttgttgaacacacaaagcattaaatgcttttcaaagactttggagtctttgagaagtgactccattttgcttaggaatgtgacaataattaggggatggattaggctaattaggaaggggttagaagaatctagaaggggatttaggaatgcaatcagatttggtgggtgagggaaaataggattttattaaaataaaaattcatttatttcaataaatgtgtgcaagttgcatttgtaggaaaatgcaagtgggggggggggataatgatttaaataaatgtttttatttaatttatttaaaagaggaaaaaggggattttattaaataaatagattttatttatttaattgatttgaatttgatttaatgaattaattaaaataaattgaataatttatttaattaatagaagaatgttttgggaataaattaattaaatattaatttaattaactggtggctagtggatttttaatcaaataaatagcgaatatttatttaattaagctggacaaatttgtgtgactacagttttgattaagtaaaagcaggtatttgaaaggtacctgaaccttgtACGAGCCAGGAGAACATAACTCCTAGATAAAGTGcccgatcacttcaaaaagacataATGATCCTACCGAGAGGAATCAactaacataacataacataaaaacCTAGAGCAGatagcaaaaggaaagcacaaagacaataAAAAGACAGAACCTGGGACACCAACAGAGACCTAAATAGTATTTATAATTtcttcagcatgaacaaccatttgtttcatgttgcttGCTGAAGTCTTCAgttcctccagctcatgacctttgttgttgcccttgatctttgtgttagctctggtcctcctttcatgacccttcttgtccggtttctctttatcaccatccttctcaacATTGTTTTCAAACTTGTTtatgaggatgttcatgttgtccatagatgatttgaggatttggaaattttggtctgcGATCTTCTTAATGTTGAGTTCCAACCTGTCAATTCTGCTACCaaagtcatttattttatttttcatttcctttctatctcccatcttgTTGACCTTTTTTTTCCGttgctatgatttttccaaccatacattcaatagcttttgcATTATGTAGAACGGCAACCGATTCTTTAACATGTTCAACCAGGGGCTTGTCACCAACCGTAACTCTTGCAATAGCCTGcgtatcagttttcaaactattgatatccttcaccatggtagcaATGGTCTCACATAAGGCTTTAACAGTATCATTGTCATCTctaccacttttatcccctttatcctccttttgtaGACCTGTGGTATTCACAACCT encodes:
- the LOC131060105 gene encoding uncharacterized protein LOC131060105, whose protein sequence is MMACTALVYVIMVFSCLRNIDDNKQIACRKTQIDVTNQNTLWRCNLFEIPNLTINNKEVCATYLSPGPLIIISPNLVRFGVECKATMLRKKFSVLEKRNQPSKMLSRISVFLFKQFLCIRMALHTYLFMLMVVPKFKLTV